In the genome of Natronorubrum sediminis, one region contains:
- the ftsZ gene encoding cell division protein FtsZ, with amino-acid sequence MDSIIDEAIDEAENGEQNTAPDDASPQDGHTQGDGDANKTGTMTDDELEDVLQDLQTDITVVGCGGAGGNTVNRMHEEGIHGAKLVAANTDVQHLVEIEADTKILMGQQKTSGRGAGSLPQVGEEAALESQQDIYDSIDGSDMVFVTAGLGGGTGTGSAPVVAKAAREAGALTISIVTTPFTAEGEVRRTNAEAGLERLRDVSDTVIVVPNDRLLDSVGKLPVRQAFKVSDEVLMRSVKGITELITKPGLVNLDFADVRTVMERGGVAMIGLGESDSEAKAEDSVKTALRSPLLDVDISGASSALVNVTGGNDMAIEEAEGVVEEIYDRIDPDARIIWGTSIDEQLEGSMRTMIVVTGVESPQIYGKPDGEAVQPEAPAQGEDIDFVD; translated from the coding sequence ATGGACTCCATCATCGACGAAGCTATCGACGAGGCCGAAAATGGGGAGCAAAACACCGCTCCCGACGACGCGTCTCCGCAGGATGGACACACCCAGGGAGACGGGGACGCGAACAAGACCGGGACGATGACCGACGACGAACTCGAGGACGTTCTCCAGGACCTCCAGACCGACATCACCGTCGTCGGCTGTGGCGGTGCCGGCGGGAACACCGTCAACCGAATGCACGAAGAGGGCATCCACGGCGCGAAACTCGTCGCCGCGAACACCGACGTTCAACACCTCGTCGAAATCGAAGCCGACACGAAGATTCTGATGGGCCAACAAAAGACCAGCGGCCGCGGCGCTGGCTCGCTCCCACAGGTCGGCGAGGAAGCCGCACTCGAGAGCCAACAGGACATCTACGATTCGATCGACGGCTCCGATATGGTCTTCGTCACGGCGGGGCTGGGTGGCGGAACCGGAACTGGTTCGGCCCCCGTCGTCGCCAAAGCCGCTCGTGAAGCCGGCGCGCTGACGATTTCGATCGTCACCACGCCCTTTACTGCCGAAGGTGAGGTCCGCCGAACTAACGCCGAAGCCGGCCTCGAGCGCCTGCGTGACGTGTCGGACACCGTCATCGTCGTCCCGAACGACCGCCTGCTCGACTCCGTCGGCAAACTGCCAGTCCGTCAGGCGTTCAAAGTGAGCGACGAAGTGCTGATGCGCTCCGTGAAGGGAATCACCGAACTCATCACGAAACCAGGCCTCGTCAACCTCGACTTCGCCGACGTTCGCACCGTCATGGAACGCGGTGGCGTCGCGATGATCGGTCTCGGGGAGTCCGACTCCGAAGCGAAAGCCGAAGACTCGGTCAAGACCGCGCTCCGGTCGCCGCTGCTCGACGTCGACATCTCCGGGGCGAGTTCCGCACTCGTCAACGTCACCGGTGGCAACGACATGGCAATCGAGGAAGCCGAAGGCGTCGTCGAAGAGATTTACGACCGGATCGACCCCGACGCCCGTATCATCTGGGGAACCTCGATCGACGAGCAACTCGAGGGCAGCATGCGGACGATGATCGTCGTCACCGGCGTCGAGTCGCCACAGATCTACGGTAAGCCCGACGGCGAGGCCGTCCAGCCCGAAGCGCCCGCACAGGGCGAAGACATCGACTTCGTCGACTGA
- a CDS encoding amphi-Trp domain-containing protein, which yields MPEEVLFESESRQRREDIASYLRTVADSLENGDELTLSAGDQSVTMDPPAQPTFEVKAEREGPTDGPGELSIEFELEWDENGNGDGGDGELTIE from the coding sequence ATGCCAGAAGAAGTACTCTTCGAATCCGAGAGTCGCCAGCGTCGAGAAGATATCGCGTCGTATCTCCGAACGGTCGCCGACTCACTCGAGAACGGCGACGAACTCACGCTCAGTGCGGGCGATCAGTCCGTGACGATGGACCCACCAGCTCAGCCGACGTTCGAAGTCAAAGCCGAGCGGGAAGGTCCTACCGACGGCCCCGGCGAACTCAGTATCGAGTTCGAACTCGAGTGGGACGAGAACGGAAACGGTGACGGCGGTGACGGCGAGTTGACGATCGAGTAA